The nucleotide sequence GAAGTAGCCACCGCGCGGGGTGCTCCACTCGGCGATGCCGAGCCCCGCGAGCCCGTCCGCGAGGGCCTCGCCGACGGCCGCGAACTTCGGCGCGAGGATGTCGCGGTGCTTCGCCATGTGCGCGCGCACGCCGTCGGCCGAGCCGAAGAACTGCACGTGGCGCAGGTGGTTGACCTTGTCCGGCCCGATGGACGCGAACTTCAGGTGCGACAGGTACCAGGCGACGGTCTCGCGCGACCCGGCGAGGAAGGCGACGCCCGCCCCCGCGAAGGTGATCTTGCTCGTCGACGCGAAGACGATCGGGCGGTGCGGGTTCCCCGCGGCGGAGGCGAGAGAGAGGATGTCCGCCGACTTCGCCTCGTCGCTCGTCAGGTGGTGCAGCGCGTAGGCGTTGTCCCAGAACAGGCGGAAGTCGGGGGCGGCGGTGGGCATCGACGCCAGACGGGCCGCGACCTCCTGGGTCACGACCGAGCCGGCCGGGTTGGCGTAGGTGGGCACGATCCACAGGCCCTTGACGCTCGGGTCGTCCTTGACGAGCGCCTCGACGGCGGCGACGTCCGGGCCGTCCTCGAGCATCGGGACGGTGACCATCTCGATGCCGTAGTGCTCGAGCATCGTGTAGTGCCGGTCGTAGCCGGGCACCGGGCAGATGAAGGTGACCTTCTCCTCGTCCTTCCACGGCCGCGGCGAGCCGAGGCCGCCGTGCAGCAGGTGGTCGACGAGGACCTCGTGCATCATCGTCAGGCTCGCGTTGCCGCCCGCGACGACCTGGTCGGCGTCGACGCCGAGGAGCTCGGCGAACATCGAGCGCAGCTCGGGCAGCCCCTCGAGCCCGCCGTAGTTGCGCACGTCGGTGCCCGCCGCGTCGCGGTGACCCTCGGGGAGGGTGAGGAGGCGCTCGGCGAGGTCGAGCTGCTCGGGGCTGGGCTTGCCCCGCGTGAGGTCGAGGGAGAGCCCACGCTCGCGCAGGGCCGTGTAGGCGGCGCGCTGCTCGTCGGCGAACGCGCGCAGCTCCTCGGGGGAGCGCTCGGCGAGGGGGGTGCGGGAGGCGGCTGAGGTGCTCACCCGGCCATCGTCCCAGAACGTCCGCGCGGGCGGGGAGCGCTCCCCATGGCGTGGGACGCGGGCCCCTGCGAGGGTCGTCGGAGGGGGCCGACGAGCGGTGCCCCGCACAGCGAGAGGAAGTCACACATGCGTTCCACACGGGGGATGAAGGCCCGGCTGACCGTCACGGCGGTCGCGGCGGCGGTCGTGGCCGGGGGAGGCCTCGCGACGACGGTGACGACGGCCGCACCGGCCGAGGCCGCGACGGGCTCGATCCGCGTCATCACGCACAACGTGGCCAAGAAGCCCGAGGCGCTCCAGAAGGTCCTCGCGCTGGCCGACAGCGCCAAGTCGCCCGGTCCGGAGGTCGTGTTCCTCCAAGAGGTCTGCCAGAGCATGCTGAAGCAGCTCGACGGGAAGGGGCCCAGGGAGTTCCACATCCGGCGGACGAACCAGGGCGACTGCTCGGATGGTGTGATCGGCGAGGTGGTCATGCTCAACCAGCGCGGCGCCAAGGGTCAGGGCAACTCGGTCACCCTCCTCGAGGAGCCCGACAAGGGTCAGTCCTACGGGCTCGCGTGCCTGAACTTCACCTACAGGAAGAAGTCGACGCGGGCGTGCTCCACCCATCTGCCCTCCGGTCGTGAGGCCGACCGTGCAGCGCTCCGGTTGACGATGACGCGCGCGATCAAGGACAAGGCGCGGCTGTGGAACGCGCAGAACCCGGTCCTCGTGGGCGGAGACTTCAACAGCCTGCCGACGGACCGGGAGATGGCCCAGATGTACGCGCTCGGCACCAAGGCCCGGGGCGACTTCGTCGAGCTGAACCAGACGGCCGGCACGGGGAACGAGGCGCGCGCCGGACTGTTCACCATCGGACGGGTGAAGAAGAACACCGACCGCAAGTACGACTACGTGTTCTCGTGGGCTGCGAAGACGGCGCGCCAGGGCGGCAGCGTGAAGACCCAGTTCACCCCGTCGAACCACCGCATGATGTACGGCGCCTTCCCCCTGCGCTGACCTCGCGTCCGGCCGGTGGGGTGACCTCCGGCCCCGGGGCGGGTTCGCGCCGGGGCCGGGGCGTCACGTATGCTGTCCGTTCGGTGTGACCACCATGTCGGCGTGCCCGTCAGAAGGTCGCACCACCCCGGGCCCGCCACCCAACGGCGGTCCCACAGGGCAGTGGCTCAATTGGTAGAGCACCGGTCTCCAAAACCGGCGGTTGGGGGTTCGAGTCCCTCCTGCCCTGCGTCGCACGTGTGGTACGTCCACGATCTGCGGCCCGGCGTCGTCCGGGTCCCCTTTCACGGTCGTGCCGCGCCGTAGGCATCCGCAACCGACCAGCTCGACGTGAAGAGGCAAGTCGTGACCGACCTGGGCCAGACCGAGGCCGGCTCCCGCCCCGCCAAGGGCCGTGAGCGCGGCGGCAACCCCGTCTCGCGGCTGTTCCGCGCCATCGGGCTGTTCGTCGGCCAGATCCTCGACGAGCTCCGCAAGGTCGTCCGGCCCACCCGGAACGAGCTCTGGAACTACACGCTCGTCGTCATCGTGTTCGTCACGGTGATGATGGCGATCGTGTCCGGGCTCGACCTCGGCTTCAGCAAGCTCGTCGGCCTGGTCCTCGGCTCCTGACGCGCGCCTCCGCGCGCACCCGCCCCCGGCACCCGCCAGACGAAGGAAGAGGTCACCCGTGTCCGACCAGTGGACCGACACCCCCCAGCAGGGGTCCGACGACACCGCAGAGGTTCCCGTCGACGACACCCCCGTGCAGGAGGTCGACGCCGCCGCGGCCGAGTCCTTCGACGCCGCCCGCGAGGCCGGCACCGACGACGACGGTGACACCACCGCCGACGAGGTCGCCGACGACGCGACCGCGGACGACACCACCGACGAGGCGCCCGACGCCGACGCCGATGCCGACGTCGAGGACGACGAGCCGGCCACCCCCGTCGACGAGGACGGCGACGTCCTCGACGCCGTCGACCCGGTCAAGGCGTTCAAGGACGACCTCGCCTCGAAGTTCGGCGACTGGTACGTCGTGCACTCCTACGCGGGCTACGAGAACCGCGTCAAGGCCAACCTCGAGAACCGCACCCAGTCCCTCAACATGGAGGACTACATCTTCGAGGTGCAGGTCCCGATGGAAGAGGTCACCGAGATCAAGAGCGGGCAGCGCAAGCTCGTCCGCCGCGTCCGGATGCCCGGCTACGTCCTCGTCCGGATGGACCTCACCGACGAGTCGTGGGGCGCCGTGCGGCACACGCCGGGCGTCACCGGCTTCGTCGGCAACGCGCACCAGCCGGTGCCGCTGACCCTCGACGAGGTCTTCACGATGCTCAAGCCGGCCGACCTCGAGACGCCCGCCGCCGCGGCCGCGTCCGGTGGCTCCGCCTCCTCCTCCGGCTCCTCCTCGGGCGACGCGACCGTCGTCGACTTCGAGGTCGGCGAGTCGGTCACCGTCATGGACGGCCCCTTCGAGACGCTGCCGGCGACGATCTCCGAGATCAACGCCGACACCCAGAAGCTCAAGGTGCTCGTCTCGATCTTCGGCCGGGAGACCCCGGTCGAGCTCTCCTTCGGCCAGGTCGCCAAGATCTGACCGGAGGCCCCTTTCGCGGGGGACCCGCGGACACTGCAAAGGGGTCATCGCCCACGGCGTCGGCCCACACCACCGAAGAAGGACAGACATGCCCCCCAAGAAGAAGGTCTCCGGGTACATCAACCTGCAGATCCAGGCCGGTGCCGCCACCCCGGCGCCCCCGGTCGGCCCCGCGCTCGGTCAGCACGGCGTCAACATCATGGAGTTCGTCAAGGCGTACAACGCGGCGACCGAGCACCAGCGCGGCAGCATCATCCCCGTCGTCATCACGGTCTACGAAGACCGCTCGTTCACCTTCATCACGAAGACCCCGCCGGCCTCGGAGCTCATCAAGAAGGCCGCCGGCGTCCAGAAGGGCTCGGGCGAGCCGCACAAGACCAAGGCCGGCAAGCTCACCAAGGACCAGCTCCGTGAGATCGCCGAGACCAAGATGCCCGACCTCAACGCCAACGACGTCGACGCCGCGATGAAGATCATCGCCGGCACCGCCCGTCAGATGGGCATCGAGACCGAGCTCTGAGCCCGGTCCCACCCCCTGTGGCAGGGCCTGCGCTGGCCCGACGACCACGACTCCACCACCACTCCCAGGAGCAGCACATGAAGCGCAGCAAGGCCTACAACGCCGCGACCGAGAAGATCGACGCGGACACCCTGTACAGCCCGCTGGAGGCCGTCCGCCTCGCCAAGGACGTCGCGTCCGCCAAGTACGACGAGACCGTCGAGGTGGCCTTCCGCCTCGGGGTCGACCCGCGCAAGGCCGACCAGATGGTCCGCGGCACGGTCAACCTCCCGCACGGCACGGGCAAGACCGCCCGCGTCCTCGTCTTCGCCAACGGCGACAAGGCCGAGGCGGCCACCGCGGCCGGCGCCGACTACGTCGGCTCCGACGACCTCCTCGAGAAGGTGGCCGGCGGCTGGCTCGACTTCGACGCCGTCGTCGCGACGCCCGACCTCATGGGCAAGGTCGGCCGGCTCGGCAAGGTCCTCGGCCCGCGCGGTCTCATGCCGAACCCGAAGACCGGCACGGTCACGATGGACACGGCCAAGGCCGTGACCGACATCAAGGGCGGCAAGATCGAGTTCCGCGTCGACAAGCACGCCAACCTCCACTTCATCATCGGCAAGGCGTCCTTCGACGAGAAGGCCCTCGTCGAGAACTACGCCACCGCCCTGGAGGAGGTGCTGCGCCTCAAGCCGGCCAGCTCCAAGGGCCGCTACATCTCGAAGGCCACGCTGTCGACGACGATGGGCCCGGGCATCCCGCTCGACTCCAGCAAGACCCGCAACCTCCTCGAGGAGCAGGCCGACGCCTGAGCGGTCCCTCACCACGACGGAGCCCGTCGCCCCCACCGGGGCGGCGGGCTCCGTCGTGCGACCGGGGGGTGGCCGGGCGGTCGCGAAGTGGTCACGAACCCGGAACCGGTGCGGTGGCCGCGTCGTCGGAGACGTACGCTGGCAAGAACCCGGACGGCCCCCACGGGCCCTCCGTCCACGACGACCCATCGGGGGAAGCACCGTATGAAGCGCACCGTCCTGTCCGCCCTGGTCCTGTCCGGGGCCCTCGCCCTCGGCGCCTGCGGCTCGAGCACGACCGAGACCTCCACCGGGGCCGCGTCGTCCGCCGCCGCCGTGCAGGAGAGCAAGGCACCCACCGCGAAGGTCGGCGACACGGTCGAGCTGAAGACCCTCGCCGAGCAGAGCGCGGCCGCCGTCCAGGCGAAGAAGACCGCCCACATGTCGATGTCGACCGGCACCGAGGGGACCATCGAGGCCGACCTCGACTACAGCGGCTCCTCCCCGAAGATGGCGATGGACCTGACCGAGTCCGGCCAGTCCTTCAAGGTCGTGTACATCGACAAGGTCATGTACATGGGCGGCGAGGAGTTCAAGCAGATGTCCGGCGGCAAGCAGTGGATCAAGATCGACCCGCAGGGCAAGGACTCCATGTCGCAGATGATGGGGCCGATGCTCCAGCAGATGGAGTCGGCGATGGCCAACCCCACCGAGCAGCTCAAGGACGTCGACGGCGTCAAGGGCACCGTGACCAAGGTCCAGGACGGCGTGACGACCTACGAGGTCAAGCTGACCAAGGACCAGCTCGCGCAGATGGTCAAGAAGCAGGCGGCCGGCATCCCCGGGGTCACCGAGGAGGCGCTCAAGCAGATGCCCGACGGCGTCTCCTACGAGATGTCCTTCGACGCCGAGGGCCTGCCGCAGACGGTCACGACCGACCTGGCCGGCCAGAAGCTCGTCATGACCTACTCCAAGTGGGGCGAGCCCGTCACCGTCCAGGCCCCGCCGGCGAGCGAGGTCGGCACCTTCGAGCTGCCGACGAGCTGACCACTCGACCGCACCACGCACCATGCGCCGCGGCGCCCCGGGACCTCCCGGGGCGCCGCGGGCGCGTCCGGGCCACGCGCGCCGCGACGGCGATTTGGGGCACGGGGCCGCGTCCCGTACGCTGGTCCACGACCAAAGACCGCCGGTCGTCGCGTGCACCCGCACGTGACCGAAGGATCCACCGCGAGTGGGCGACCAGCGCAGGCTGCGAAGTACCGGAACGTCACGACCCGTCGTGCGCCCCGAGCCCCGTGCCCTGTGCCGGGGCTCGTTCTCGTCCCGGGCCCTTCCCGTCGGTCCGACCCGACGGAAGGAGGCCCGAATGTCACGTCCCGACAAGGCCGCGGCGATCGCCGAGCTCTCGGAGAAGTTCCAGAGCAGCAACGCCGCCGTCCTCACGGAGTACCGGGGACTCTCGGTGAAGCAGATCACCGACCTGCGCAACACCCTGCGTGGCAACGCGACCTACGCCGTGGTCAAGAACACGCTGACCCAGCTCGCCGCCAAGGACGCCGGGGTGACCGCGTTCGACGGTCAGCTCGTCGGTCCGTCCGCCATCGCCTTCGTCGAGGGCGACCCGGTGGAGGCTGCGAAGGGTCTGCGCGACTTCGCCAAGGCCAACCCCCTCCTGGTGATCAAGGCCGGCGTGCTCGAGGGCAAGACCCTCTCCGCCGAGGAGATCACCAAGCTCGCGGACCTCGAGTCCCGCGAGGTGCTCCTCGCCAAGCTGGCCGGCGCCATGAACGCGTCGCTCAGCCAGGCCGTCTACCTCTTCGCCGCTCCGCTCTCGAAGGCCGCTCGCACGGTCGACGCGCTGCGGGCCAAGGTCGAGACCGAGGGCCCGGTGGACACCGCCGCCGCCCCGGCCGAGGCCGAGGAGACCCCCGCCGAGGCTGACGCCCCGGCCACCGACGTCGCCGAGGGTGGCGACGAGAGCTGACCCTCACGGGCCCGCTCACCACACAATCCGCCACTCACGGCACAGTGCATCAACGAAAGGACGCCATCATGGCCAAGCTCAGCACCGACGAGCTCCTTGACGCCTTCAAGGAGATGACCCTGATCGAGCTCTCCGAGTTCGTCAAGGAGTTCGAGGACACCTTCAACGTCACCGCCGCCGCGCCCGTCGCGGTCGCCGGTGCCGCCGCCCCCGCCGCCGGCGAGGCCGAGGCCCCCGCCGAGCAGGACGAGTTCGACGTCGTCCTCGAGGCTGCCGGCGACAAGAAGATCGCCGTCATCAAGGAGGTCCGCGCGCTGACCTCCCTCGGTCTCAAGGAGGCCAAGGACCTCGTCGACGGCGCCCCGAAGCCCGTCCTCGAGAAGGTCGACAAGGCCGCGGCCGAGAAGGCCAAGGAGCAGCTCGAGGGCGCCGGCGCCACCGTCACCCTCAAGTGAGCCCGTCCCCGTGAGGGGACTCGCTTCGCACCAGCGGGGCCCGACCGTTCGCGGTCGGGCCCCGCTGGCGTCCCCGGACCCATCCGGTCGGGGGGAGGGCTCCGAACCCGTCTCCGTGGCCGGGTCCGGGCGTGCGAACGGGCATTCGTCCACCTGAGAAAACCCATAGGTCCTCAACGTGTCGTCACCCGACCGCTCGTGGTCTGATGGTCCGGCGCCGGGGGCCTACCACTGGGTAACTTCGGCGCGCACGCACCGGAGCGCACACGACGAAGGGTCGACATGGGTGTCGAGATCGCGGTGAGCGGCCTGACCAAGAGGTTCGGGAGCCAGCTCATCTGGGACGACGTGACCCTCACCCTCCCCGCCGGCGAGATCTCCGTCCTCCTCGGCCCCTCGGGCACCGGCAAGTCGGTCTTCCTCAAGACCCTCGTCGGGCTCATCCGCCCCGACCGGGGCTCGATCGTCATCGACGGCCGCGACGTCGTGCAGCTGCGCGGCGACGACCTCTACGAGGTCCGCAAGCTCTTCGGCGTGCTCTTCCAGGACGGCGCGCTCTTCGGCTCGATGAGCCTGTTCGACAACGTCGCCTTCCCGCTGCGCGAGCACACGCGCAAGAGCGAGAAGGAGGTCGCCGCGGTCGTCCGCGAGAAGATGGAGCTCGTCGGGCTCGCGGGCGCCGAGGAGAAGCTGCCCGGCGAGATCTCCGGCGGGATGAGGAAGCGCGCCGGCCTGGCCCGCGCCCTCGTGCTCGACCCGCAGATCCTCCTCATCGACGAGCCGGACTCCGGCCTGGACCCCGTCCGCACGAGCTACATCAACCAGCTCTTCGTCGACCTCAACGCGCAGATCGACGCGACCTTCCTCATCGTCACGCACGACATCAACACCGCCCGGACGGTGCCGGACAACATCGGCCTGCTCTACCACAAGCACCTCGCGATGTTCGGGCCGCGGGAGATGCTCCTGTCCTCCGAGGAGCCGGTGGTCCGTCAGTTCCTCAACGCCCAGACCGTCGGCCCGATCGGGATGTCCGAGGAGAAGGACGCCGACGAGCTCGCGGCCGAGTCCGGCCAGGAGCTCCCGCCGCTGCCGCCGATCCCGCTCCAGCTGCCGACGAGCGACGGGGCGCCGCGCCGGGCCGAGCGGACGGCGGGGGAGTGGTGCAC is from Arthrobacter sp. NEB 688 and encodes:
- a CDS encoding endonuclease/exonuclease/phosphatase family protein — protein: MRSTRGMKARLTVTAVAAAVVAGGGLATTVTTAAPAEAATGSIRVITHNVAKKPEALQKVLALADSAKSPGPEVVFLQEVCQSMLKQLDGKGPREFHIRRTNQGDCSDGVIGEVVMLNQRGAKGQGNSVTLLEEPDKGQSYGLACLNFTYRKKSTRACSTHLPSGREADRAALRLTMTRAIKDKARLWNAQNPVLVGGDFNSLPTDREMAQMYALGTKARGDFVELNQTAGTGNEARAGLFTIGRVKKNTDRKYDYVFSWAAKTARQGGSVKTQFTPSNHRMMYGAFPLR
- the rplK gene encoding 50S ribosomal protein L11, whose translation is MPPKKKVSGYINLQIQAGAATPAPPVGPALGQHGVNIMEFVKAYNAATEHQRGSIIPVVITVYEDRSFTFITKTPPASELIKKAAGVQKGSGEPHKTKAGKLTKDQLREIAETKMPDLNANDVDAAMKIIAGTARQMGIETEL
- the nusG gene encoding transcription termination/antitermination protein NusG — protein: MSDQWTDTPQQGSDDTAEVPVDDTPVQEVDAAAAESFDAAREAGTDDDGDTTADEVADDATADDTTDEAPDADADADVEDDEPATPVDEDGDVLDAVDPVKAFKDDLASKFGDWYVVHSYAGYENRVKANLENRTQSLNMEDYIFEVQVPMEEVTEIKSGQRKLVRRVRMPGYVLVRMDLTDESWGAVRHTPGVTGFVGNAHQPVPLTLDEVFTMLKPADLETPAAAAASGGSASSSGSSSGDATVVDFEVGESVTVMDGPFETLPATISEINADTQKLKVLVSIFGRETPVELSFGQVAKI
- the rplA gene encoding 50S ribosomal protein L1, which encodes MKRSKAYNAATEKIDADTLYSPLEAVRLAKDVASAKYDETVEVAFRLGVDPRKADQMVRGTVNLPHGTGKTARVLVFANGDKAEAATAAGADYVGSDDLLEKVAGGWLDFDAVVATPDLMGKVGRLGKVLGPRGLMPNPKTGTVTMDTAKAVTDIKGGKIEFRVDKHANLHFIIGKASFDEKALVENYATALEEVLRLKPASSKGRYISKATLSTTMGPGIPLDSSKTRNLLEEQADA
- a CDS encoding aminotransferase class I/II-fold pyridoxal phosphate-dependent enzyme, producing the protein MSTSAASRTPLAERSPEELRAFADEQRAAYTALRERGLSLDLTRGKPSPEQLDLAERLLTLPEGHRDAAGTDVRNYGGLEGLPELRSMFAELLGVDADQVVAGGNASLTMMHEVLVDHLLHGGLGSPRPWKDEEKVTFICPVPGYDRHYTMLEHYGIEMVTVPMLEDGPDVAAVEALVKDDPSVKGLWIVPTYANPAGSVVTQEVAARLASMPTAAPDFRLFWDNAYALHHLTSDEAKSADILSLASAAGNPHRPIVFASTSKITFAGAGVAFLAGSRETVAWYLSHLKFASIGPDKVNHLRHVQFFGSADGVRAHMAKHRDILAPKFAAVGEALADGLAGLGIAEWSTPRGGYFVNLDVPDGCASRVVQLAKEAGIALTPAGASFPYGKDPRDRNIRLAPSFPSLDEVRTAMAGVATCVALAAAEQRLADVG
- a CDS encoding ABC transporter ATP-binding protein, with translation MGVEIAVSGLTKRFGSQLIWDDVTLTLPAGEISVLLGPSGTGKSVFLKTLVGLIRPDRGSIVIDGRDVVQLRGDDLYEVRKLFGVLFQDGALFGSMSLFDNVAFPLREHTRKSEKEVAAVVREKMELVGLAGAEEKLPGEISGGMRKRAGLARALVLDPQILLIDEPDSGLDPVRTSYINQLFVDLNAQIDATFLIVTHDINTARTVPDNIGLLYHKHLAMFGPREMLLSSEEPVVRQFLNAQTVGPIGMSEEKDADELAAESGQELPPLPPIPLQLPTSDGAPRRAERTAGEWCTANGVTPPPGSFASTTAGIVGVRTGAQA
- the secE gene encoding preprotein translocase subunit SecE; protein product: MGQTEAGSRPAKGRERGGNPVSRLFRAIGLFVGQILDELRKVVRPTRNELWNYTLVVIVFVTVMMAIVSGLDLGFSKLVGLVLGS
- the rplL gene encoding 50S ribosomal protein L7/L12, whose product is MAKLSTDELLDAFKEMTLIELSEFVKEFEDTFNVTAAAPVAVAGAAAPAAGEAEAPAEQDEFDVVLEAAGDKKIAVIKEVRALTSLGLKEAKDLVDGAPKPVLEKVDKAAAEKAKEQLEGAGATVTLK
- the rplJ gene encoding 50S ribosomal protein L10, whose translation is MSRPDKAAAIAELSEKFQSSNAAVLTEYRGLSVKQITDLRNTLRGNATYAVVKNTLTQLAAKDAGVTAFDGQLVGPSAIAFVEGDPVEAAKGLRDFAKANPLLVIKAGVLEGKTLSAEEITKLADLESREVLLAKLAGAMNASLSQAVYLFAAPLSKAARTVDALRAKVETEGPVDTAAAPAEAEETPAEADAPATDVAEGGDES